A single genomic interval of Flavobacteriales bacterium harbors:
- a CDS encoding gliding motility-associated C-terminal domain-containing protein, which yields MERKDDLIEVLRDRFNGHETAVPPGAWDAITSQLALGAATSTDLVSDLFRDRFSGHEAEVDPGLWEAIEHQVAQADPVNSLLRDRFTGHEAPVPPAAWTAIEGQLGQGAVAASGGSSLLGWVAGGAAALLVAGGLYLTADSPSPAEGERAVATLEAPATTIEVPAAPPTAAAAASTTVSTAPAETVASRAEATTTATAPPAARTRHEDPAPPSEARMPDLHPAGTPEPADPATGTEAARTEEHPDVPSTAGTAPITTIASEPDGQQVVQEVLRELSRTEDRPARTEAPQHEEPVAEPEPSTAADAVAEPVLFIPNVFTPNGDGENEQWVPQGSHYQRVAVRIFSGATGALVFTSNDLRAWDGNDLQGHPCPSGTYLYAIEVEDLAGKAKAYSSTVNIIR from the coding sequence ATGGAGCGGAAGGATGACCTGATCGAGGTCCTGCGCGACCGGTTCAACGGCCATGAGACGGCCGTGCCGCCCGGTGCGTGGGACGCCATCACCAGCCAGCTGGCCCTGGGCGCCGCCACCAGCACCGACCTGGTGAGCGACCTCTTCCGCGACCGGTTCTCGGGCCACGAGGCCGAGGTGGACCCCGGCCTGTGGGAGGCCATCGAGCACCAGGTGGCCCAGGCCGACCCGGTGAACAGCCTCTTGCGCGACCGCTTCACCGGTCATGAGGCTCCTGTGCCGCCTGCCGCGTGGACCGCGATCGAAGGCCAGCTGGGCCAGGGCGCCGTGGCGGCCTCCGGCGGAAGCTCGTTGCTCGGATGGGTGGCCGGTGGGGCCGCCGCCCTGCTGGTGGCCGGCGGACTGTACCTGACCGCTGACAGCCCCTCCCCCGCGGAGGGCGAGCGTGCCGTCGCCACCCTCGAGGCTCCGGCCACCACGATCGAAGTGCCGGCAGCGCCCCCCACGGCCGCAGCGGCGGCCAGCACGACCGTTTCCACCGCCCCCGCGGAGACCGTGGCGTCGCGGGCCGAAGCGACGACGACCGCCACCGCACCGCCGGCCGCCCGCACCCGGCACGAGGACCCCGCACCGCCGAGCGAGGCCCGGATGCCGGACCTGCACCCGGCAGGCACCCCGGAGCCGGCCGACCCGGCCACCGGCACCGAAGCCGCACGGACGGAGGAACACCCGGACGTCCCCTCCACGGCGGGAACGGCACCGATCACGACGATCGCGTCCGAGCCCGATGGGCAGCAGGTGGTGCAGGAGGTGCTGCGCGAGCTATCCCGCACGGAGGACCGCCCGGCGCGGACGGAGGCGCCGCAGCATGAGGAGCCCGTGGCCGAACCGGAGCCCTCCACCGCGGCCGATGCCGTGGCCGAGCCGGTGCTTTTCATCCCCAACGTGTTCACCCCGAACGGCGACGGGGAGAACGAGCAGTGGGTGCCGCAGGGCAGCCACTATCAACGCGTGGCCGTGCGGATCTTCAGCGGGGCCACCGGGGCTTTGGTGTTCACCTCCAACGACCTTCGTGCGTGGGACGGCAACGACCTGCAGGGCCACCCCTGCCCCAGCGGCACCTACCTCTACGCCATCGAGGTGGAGGACCTGGCGGGCAAGGCCAAGGCCTACAGCAGCACTGTGAACATCATCCGCTGA
- a CDS encoding transposase — MSEFLKANEEGACYFVTLTTVGWVDVFTRREYVDIIFDNLEFCRRNKGLEVFHYVLMPSHLHMIARRERGLLSEVLRDFKSYTAKLLLKAIEEHPQESRREWMMRIFREHGQASAQNSVFMFWQKTSHPELLYSPAFFEQKAEYIRNNPVVMGLVTEPEHYALSSAHEQPIMKVDEE; from the coding sequence GTGTCCGAATTCCTCAAAGCCAACGAAGAGGGCGCGTGCTACTTCGTAACGCTGACCACCGTTGGCTGGGTCGATGTGTTCACGCGCAGGGAATACGTGGACATCATCTTCGACAACCTGGAATTCTGCCGCCGCAACAAAGGGCTTGAGGTATTCCACTACGTGCTGATGCCGAGCCACCTGCATATGATCGCGCGACGCGAACGGGGGCTGCTGTCGGAAGTACTGCGCGACTTCAAGAGCTACACGGCCAAACTGCTGCTCAAGGCGATCGAAGAGCATCCGCAGGAAAGTAGAAGGGAATGGATGATGAGGATCTTTCGCGAGCACGGCCAGGCATCGGCACAGAACAGCGTATTCATGTTCTGGCAGAAGACCAGCCACCCCGAACTGCTGTACAGCCCGGCGTTCTTCGAACAAAAGGCCGAGTACATTCGCAACAACCCGGTGGTAATGGGGCTGGTGACCGAGCCGGAGCACTACGCGTTGAGCAGTGCGCATGAACAGCCGATCATGAAGGTCGATGAGGAGTGA
- a CDS encoding gliding motility-associated C-terminal domain-containing protein → MRTTILLLTALTLHCAASAQVTLTMAEYDALKAEGRLPGSFELVRPAQEPITPRVQASKAPPARPKGGGGVNGDCNCWVAPDSTYQLAMTPNDDGSSAAITIPFQFNLYGDLYNTLYINNNGNISFQNPYFTFSASPFPNNEFIMVAPFWADVDTRGDDGLGLNGGQVLYKVTPTALYVNWVAVGYFASQTDKQNTFQLIITDGTDPVIGAGKNVSFCYKDMQWTTGAASQGVNGFGGIPAVVGANRGNAVDYIQFGTFDQPGITYDGPFGNPDGVDWLDDQNFVFTTAVSTQNIPPIASSTFLCDTVRVCTGELVDIEMNFIAPEQGQVTVASSSAPTLSGYVEVLNTSGNNSVIVQGQFTPTPLEAGFHTITFTATDDGTPPLTTTIDIVVDVFYTTLPAPVISGDTVACSGQGAVLTVPPLYDTYSWSNGYDGNSVLVGPGTYSVEVTAGYCTFGSNTVTVVEGQSPQPVIAGNLFSCGDDPTVLSTTQPFPTYQWSTGSQDPTITVNTGTYTVTVTSADGCEGTSAPVNVLTAPVPDAGIVATPPGPVFPDTPVIFSDGSTSQDPITQWLWDLAGQGSGTTNTAGITFDEPGTYPITLLVTTANGCTDTVTYLFTVIPTEIFVPNVFSPNGDGDNDNLEFTGVEYYPNSDLKVFNRWGQKVYESTSYRNQWSPKDVSEGTYYYVLTRSDGKEYAGHVTLLR, encoded by the coding sequence ATGCGAACCACGATCCTCCTGCTGACCGCCCTGACGCTGCACTGCGCAGCAAGCGCCCAGGTGACGCTCACCATGGCCGAGTACGACGCCCTGAAGGCCGAAGGCCGGCTGCCCGGGAGCTTTGAGCTGGTGCGGCCGGCCCAGGAGCCCATCACCCCGCGCGTGCAGGCGTCCAAAGCCCCGCCCGCCCGCCCCAAGGGCGGTGGCGGCGTGAACGGTGACTGCAATTGCTGGGTGGCGCCCGACAGCACGTACCAGCTGGCGATGACCCCGAACGACGACGGCTCGTCCGCCGCCATCACCATCCCGTTCCAGTTCAACCTGTACGGCGACCTGTACAACACATTGTACATCAACAACAACGGGAACATCTCCTTCCAGAACCCCTACTTCACCTTCAGCGCTTCGCCCTTCCCCAACAACGAGTTCATCATGGTGGCCCCCTTCTGGGCCGATGTGGACACGCGCGGCGACGACGGTCTCGGCCTGAACGGCGGACAGGTGCTCTACAAGGTGACCCCCACCGCCCTGTATGTGAACTGGGTGGCCGTGGGGTACTTCGCTTCGCAGACGGACAAGCAGAACACCTTCCAGCTGATCATCACCGACGGCACCGACCCGGTGATCGGCGCGGGCAAGAACGTGAGCTTCTGCTACAAGGACATGCAGTGGACCACCGGGGCCGCTTCGCAGGGCGTCAACGGCTTCGGAGGCATCCCCGCCGTGGTGGGCGCCAACCGCGGCAACGCGGTGGACTACATCCAGTTCGGCACCTTCGACCAGCCCGGCATCACCTACGATGGCCCCTTCGGCAACCCGGACGGGGTGGACTGGCTGGACGACCAGAACTTCGTGTTCACCACCGCGGTGAGCACCCAGAACATCCCGCCCATCGCCAGCAGCACCTTCCTGTGCGACACCGTGCGCGTGTGCACCGGTGAACTGGTGGACATCGAGATGAACTTCATCGCGCCCGAACAGGGGCAGGTCACCGTGGCCAGCTCCTCGGCGCCCACGCTCTCCGGCTACGTCGAGGTGCTGAACACCAGCGGCAACAACTCGGTGATCGTGCAGGGCCAGTTCACCCCCACGCCCCTGGAGGCCGGCTTCCACACCATCACCTTCACGGCCACGGACGACGGCACGCCGCCGCTCACCACCACCATCGACATCGTGGTGGACGTGTTCTATACCACGCTGCCCGCGCCCGTGATCAGCGGCGACACGGTGGCGTGCAGCGGGCAGGGCGCCGTGCTCACCGTGCCGCCCCTGTACGACACGTATTCGTGGAGCAACGGCTACGACGGCAACAGCGTGCTCGTGGGCCCGGGCACCTACAGCGTGGAGGTCACCGCCGGCTACTGCACCTTCGGCAGCAACACCGTGACGGTGGTGGAAGGCCAGAGCCCCCAGCCGGTGATCGCCGGCAACCTCTTCTCCTGCGGCGACGACCCCACCGTGCTGAGCACCACGCAGCCCTTCCCCACCTACCAGTGGAGCACCGGCTCGCAGGACCCCACCATCACGGTGAACACCGGCACGTACACGGTGACGGTGACCAGCGCCGATGGGTGTGAGGGCACCTCGGCCCCGGTGAACGTGCTGACGGCCCCTGTGCCGGACGCCGGCATCGTGGCCACACCTCCGGGGCCCGTATTCCCCGACACGCCGGTGATCTTCAGCGACGGCAGCACCAGCCAGGACCCCATCACCCAATGGCTGTGGGACCTTGCCGGGCAGGGTTCGGGCACCACCAACACCGCCGGCATCACCTTTGACGAGCCCGGCACCTACCCCATCACCCTGCTGGTCACCACCGCCAACGGCTGCACGGACACGGTGACCTACCTGTTCACCGTGATCCCCACGGAGATCTTCGTGCCCAACGTCTTCAGCCCCAACGGCGACGGGGACAACGACAACCTGGAGTTCACCGGGGTGGAGTACTACCCCAACTCGGACCTCAAGGTGTTCAACCGCTGGGGCCAGAAGGTGTATGAGAGCACGAGCTACCGCAACCAGTGGTCGCCCAAGGACGTGAGCGAAGGCACCTACTACTACGTGCTCACCCGCAGCGACGGCAAGGAATACGCCGGACATGTGACCCTTTTGCGCTGA
- a CDS encoding type II toxin-antitoxin system RelE/ParE family toxin: protein MSHRMALRGTAATDVLEAFFWYHTVRPVLADRFMAALGECYDSIRSNPYGYQLRRGNFRHVRLRKFPYRVVYEVDGQDVFIYRVVHTSHRPSKKFGP, encoded by the coding sequence ATGAGCCATAGGATGGCGCTGCGCGGCACGGCGGCCACGGACGTGCTCGAAGCGTTCTTCTGGTACCACACGGTCCGCCCCGTGCTTGCTGATCGGTTCATGGCCGCGTTGGGCGAGTGCTACGACTCCATCCGATCCAACCCGTACGGCTACCAACTGCGCAGGGGCAACTTCCGGCATGTGAGGCTGCGAAAGTTCCCGTACCGTGTGGTCTATGAGGTCGATGGACAGGACGTGTTCATCTATCGGGTGGTCCACACCAGCCACAGGCCCAGTAAGAAGTTCGGTCCATAG
- a CDS encoding type II toxin-antitoxin system RelE/ParE family toxin, giving the protein MSYTVLVLPEATEEVAEIFTYYEGEKPGLGYRFQDALTDCYRSLALNPSGQKRKGDFRHAMVHQFPYRVVYEVREHLVLIYQVRHTRRKPHPRFGP; this is encoded by the coding sequence ATGAGCTACACGGTCCTGGTGCTGCCCGAAGCCACAGAAGAGGTCGCGGAGATCTTCACCTACTATGAAGGCGAAAAGCCGGGTCTTGGGTATCGCTTCCAGGACGCATTGACCGACTGCTATCGGAGTTTGGCGCTGAACCCATCCGGGCAGAAGCGCAAAGGGGATTTTCGCCACGCCATGGTGCATCAATTCCCTTATCGCGTAGTGTATGAAGTGCGTGAGCACCTGGTGCTCATCTACCAGGTGAGGCATACACGACGGAAGCCGCATCCCCGGTTCGGGCCATAG
- a CDS encoding peptidase M1 codes for MRPYALFETLLCACAATAQVAWDKGVLDELAWRERHGVALLMRSGTPTWGYDLHYHRMEWSLDPAVNHISGTVRSHFTATAPLSTLRFDADTALHVSAVLHGADPLTWSHTTDGALLIDLPTPLAPGAVDSVTVVYGGAPSGSGFGSFAVGTPQGNTAQWTLSQPYGARDWWPCKQDLNDKIDSIDVLLTVPAAYDAVSNGVLVAVTPVNGGTHRLHHWRHRHPIAYYLIATATCDYAVSQIQIPLPDDTVPMWTYAYPQDDYMAQLVAGDVAQQMPFFSTRFGTYPFADEQYGHAQFGWGGGMEHQTMTFMGGWNYELAAHELAHQWFGDKVTCGSWQDLWLNEGFATYLSGLCYETLAPQYWAGWKRAQVDLITALPDGSVFVTDTTDIARLFSARLTYRKGALVLHMLRWVCGDSAFFAGCRTYLDDPALAFGSARTADLQAHLEAASGLDLDGFMADWFTGEGHPTYTVEWTQDAGGQVDLQLHQSSSHPSVAFFDMPVPIRFKNAVDDTQMVLDHTSSGQAFSFWLPFPADSALLDPDTWLISGQNLVLRVPSLAYTDDRAVLYPNPTDGDALLYLGGTRQGSTDIRITDLHGRLVRALPARPITDRRVELPVRDLAAGLYVVEADGLRGVLVKR; via the coding sequence ATGCGGCCGTACGCCCTGTTCGAAACCCTGCTGTGCGCTTGCGCGGCCACCGCCCAGGTGGCCTGGGACAAAGGCGTGCTGGACGAACTGGCCTGGCGGGAGCGCCATGGTGTGGCCCTCCTGATGCGCAGCGGCACGCCCACCTGGGGCTACGACCTGCACTACCACCGGATGGAGTGGTCGCTCGACCCGGCGGTGAACCACATCAGCGGCACGGTGCGCAGCCACTTCACCGCCACGGCCCCGCTGAGCACCCTGCGCTTTGATGCGGACACCGCCCTGCATGTGAGCGCCGTGCTGCACGGCGCCGACCCGCTCACCTGGTCGCACACCACCGATGGTGCGCTGCTGATCGACCTGCCGACGCCCCTGGCCCCCGGTGCGGTGGACAGCGTGACGGTGGTGTACGGCGGCGCCCCCAGCGGCAGCGGCTTCGGCTCCTTCGCCGTGGGCACCCCGCAGGGCAACACCGCCCAGTGGACCCTGAGCCAGCCCTACGGCGCCCGCGACTGGTGGCCCTGCAAGCAGGACCTCAACGACAAGATCGATTCCATCGACGTGCTGCTCACCGTACCGGCGGCCTACGACGCGGTGAGCAACGGGGTGCTGGTGGCCGTCACTCCGGTGAACGGCGGCACGCACCGCCTGCATCACTGGCGCCACCGCCACCCCATCGCCTACTACCTGATCGCCACGGCCACCTGCGACTACGCGGTGAGCCAGATCCAGATCCCCCTGCCGGACGACACGGTGCCCATGTGGACCTACGCCTACCCGCAGGACGACTACATGGCCCAGCTGGTGGCGGGCGATGTGGCCCAGCAGATGCCCTTCTTCAGCACGCGCTTCGGCACCTACCCCTTCGCCGACGAGCAGTACGGCCACGCCCAGTTCGGCTGGGGCGGCGGCATGGAGCATCAGACCATGACCTTCATGGGGGGCTGGAACTACGAACTGGCCGCGCACGAGCTGGCGCACCAGTGGTTCGGCGACAAGGTGACCTGCGGCAGCTGGCAGGACCTGTGGCTCAACGAAGGCTTCGCCACCTACCTCAGCGGCCTGTGCTACGAGACCCTCGCCCCCCAGTACTGGGCCGGGTGGAAGCGCGCCCAGGTGGACCTGATCACCGCCCTGCCCGATGGCAGCGTGTTCGTCACCGACACCACTGACATCGCCCGGCTCTTCAGCGCCCGCCTCACCTACCGCAAGGGCGCCCTGGTGTTGCACATGCTGCGCTGGGTCTGCGGGGACAGCGCCTTCTTCGCCGGCTGCCGCACCTACCTGGACGACCCCGCCCTGGCCTTCGGCAGCGCCCGCACCGCCGACCTGCAGGCCCACCTGGAGGCCGCCAGCGGCCTGGACCTCGACGGCTTCATGGCCGACTGGTTCACCGGGGAGGGGCACCCCACCTACACCGTGGAATGGACCCAGGACGCCGGCGGACAGGTGGACCTGCAGCTGCACCAGAGCAGCTCGCACCCCAGCGTGGCCTTCTTCGACATGCCCGTGCCGATCCGCTTCAAGAACGCGGTGGATGACACCCAGATGGTGCTGGACCACACCAGCAGCGGCCAGGCCTTCAGCTTCTGGCTGCCCTTCCCTGCGGACAGTGCCCTGCTGGACCCCGACACCTGGCTCATCAGCGGGCAGAACCTGGTGCTGCGCGTGCCCTCGCTGGCCTACACCGACGACCGCGCCGTGCTGTACCCCAACCCCACCGACGGCGATGCCCTGCTCTACCTGGGCGGCACGCGACAGGGCAGCACCGACATCCGGATCACCGACCTGCACGGTCGCCTGGTGCGCGCCCTGCCCGCCCGCCCCATCACCGACCGGCGCGTGGAACTGCCCGTGCGCGACCTTGCCGCAGGGCTCTATGTGGTGGAGGCCGATGGCCTGCGCGGGGTGCTGGTGAAGCGGTAG
- the metF gene encoding methylenetetrahydrofolate reductase [NAD(P)H]: protein MKVTDHLRKATGTLFSFEILPPLKGRDIRSIYEGIDPLMEFAPSFINVTYHREEVIYKEMGHGLLQKVRLRKRPGTVGICAMIKAKYSVDTVPHLICGGFSKEDTEDALIELNFLGIGNVLALRGDAVKNEGHFVPERDGHAHAVDLIRQIAALNRGQYLHEEETETAPTDLCIGAACYPEKHPEALNLDTDIAYLKQKVEAGAEYLVTQMFFDNARYFAFVDRCRAEGITVPIIPGLKPLTNRKHIAFIPKTFHLDLPVAFSTELAKCRTDEEVRRVGIEWGIQQARELMARNVPCLHFYTMGRSEAVRAILKAVR, encoded by the coding sequence ATGAAGGTCACCGACCACCTGCGCAAGGCCACCGGCACGCTCTTCAGCTTCGAGATCCTGCCGCCGCTCAAGGGCCGCGACATCCGCTCCATCTACGAGGGCATCGACCCGCTGATGGAGTTCGCCCCCAGCTTCATCAACGTCACCTACCACCGCGAGGAGGTGATCTACAAGGAGATGGGCCACGGCCTGCTGCAGAAGGTGCGCCTGCGCAAACGCCCCGGCACGGTGGGCATCTGCGCCATGATCAAGGCCAAGTACAGCGTGGACACGGTGCCCCACCTGATCTGCGGCGGCTTCAGCAAGGAGGACACCGAGGACGCCCTCATCGAGCTCAACTTCCTGGGCATCGGCAACGTGCTGGCCCTGCGCGGCGACGCCGTGAAGAACGAGGGCCACTTCGTGCCCGAGCGCGATGGCCACGCCCATGCCGTGGACCTCATCCGCCAGATCGCCGCCCTCAACCGCGGCCAGTATCTGCACGAGGAGGAGACCGAGACGGCACCCACCGACCTGTGCATCGGCGCCGCCTGCTACCCCGAGAAGCATCCCGAGGCCCTCAACCTGGACACCGACATCGCCTACCTCAAGCAGAAGGTGGAGGCCGGGGCCGAGTACCTGGTGACCCAGATGTTCTTCGACAACGCCAGGTACTTCGCCTTCGTGGACCGCTGCCGCGCCGAGGGCATCACCGTGCCCATCATCCCCGGCCTCAAGCCCCTCACCAACCGCAAGCACATCGCCTTCATCCCGAAGACCTTCCACCTGGACCTGCCCGTGGCCTTCAGCACCGAGCTGGCCAAGTGCCGCACCGACGAGGAGGTGAGGCGTGTGGGCATCGAATGGGGCATCCAGCAGGCCCGCGAGCTGATGGCGCGCAACGTGCCCTGCCTGCACTTCTACACCATGGGCCGCAGCGAGGCCGTCCGCGCCATCCTGAAGGCCGTCCGCTGA
- a CDS encoding gliding motility-associated C-terminal domain-containing protein, whose product MRHLATLLPILTALTVAGQAPHDQASYDAWKLANHPPAPNTGITPAPDPYVQRGGSSTCDCWVMPDASYTTINNTTQWNASGFHNADDGSYGPIILPFQFYLYGTLYNTVYININGNVSFGQYYGTFSSTGFPFNGYTMVAPFWADVDLRGPGLGNNIVQFKVTPTAMYVNWTNVGYFSQMTDKVNTFQLIITDGTDPVVPNGANVSFCYKDMQWTTGSASGGTNGFGGTPASVGANEGNGVDYIQFGRFDQPGTAYDGPFGLNDGVSFLDDQYFSFSTDITTSNVPPVISGQSVCDSIILCVGDLATLDVTFLSPEPNQITTPSASSTTLTNFTITSLVPGLAATISIDILPTPADVGYHIITVEGTDDGVPSMTSTLNIVVEVQQGAVITPGSLTVCDLDAPVDMLTLLGGNPPNTGDWTDPNGNVHSGTFDPGVDIDGAYLYAVGQGSSCAASGTVTMTTQASVNAGQDVALAYCSSDGQDDLFLNIPGGPMASGGWQYPNGSVFSGTLDPGADPAGVYRYIVPGTSPCPTDTAFVTVDIPLAVDAGTDTSLTLCADAPPLDMLATLGGTPDATGQWNDPNQQPFPGTFLAATDAPGAYTYTVTGTAPCPTLTATLTLAVDPLPDAGQDATLAICFDGPVTQLFPLLGGSPDTGGNWFDPGLQAHAPVLDPAADTSGAYAYVAYGIGTCSLLTDTALVQVTVNPLPVISFTVEPDSGCHPLQTTLTNTTDSIYLGGTCVWDLGDGATTLSCDSVPHLYELPGWYTVGLTVTTPQGCTDQLLVPGAVTVDPAPVASFIFSPNPGTEQNASIYFASDDPEAVEWSWTFNGTDTATDRTLYYEFSDVIGDDHEVCLRVTDQYGCTDSLCKVVPVYVPAIYIPNAFTPDGNNLNELFQPVLADMVPEEHTFEVYDRWGQLIFKTNDIEQGWDGRAQGGGEILPTGVYTWRLIGRPVFAAEKQEWVGHVNLLK is encoded by the coding sequence ATGCGGCACCTCGCGACCCTTCTTCCTATCCTGACGGCACTGACCGTCGCCGGACAGGCTCCGCACGACCAGGCCAGCTACGATGCCTGGAAGCTGGCCAACCATCCGCCCGCTCCCAACACCGGCATCACCCCCGCACCGGACCCTTACGTACAGCGCGGCGGCAGCAGCACCTGCGACTGCTGGGTGATGCCGGACGCCAGCTACACCACGATCAACAACACCACCCAGTGGAACGCCAGCGGCTTCCACAACGCGGACGACGGCAGCTACGGGCCGATCATCCTGCCGTTCCAGTTCTACCTGTACGGCACCCTGTACAACACGGTGTACATCAACATCAACGGCAACGTCAGCTTCGGCCAGTACTACGGCACCTTCAGCTCCACCGGTTTCCCCTTCAACGGCTACACCATGGTGGCACCGTTCTGGGCCGATGTGGACCTGCGCGGGCCCGGCCTGGGCAACAACATCGTGCAGTTCAAGGTGACGCCCACGGCCATGTACGTGAACTGGACGAACGTGGGCTACTTCAGCCAGATGACCGACAAGGTCAACACCTTCCAGCTGATCATCACCGATGGCACGGACCCCGTGGTGCCCAACGGCGCCAACGTGAGCTTCTGCTACAAGGACATGCAGTGGACCACGGGCTCGGCCAGCGGCGGCACCAACGGCTTCGGCGGCACACCGGCCAGCGTGGGTGCCAACGAGGGCAACGGGGTCGACTACATCCAGTTCGGGCGCTTCGATCAGCCGGGCACCGCGTACGACGGCCCCTTCGGCCTCAACGATGGCGTGAGCTTCCTGGACGACCAGTACTTCAGCTTCAGCACGGACATCACCACCTCCAACGTGCCCCCGGTGATCAGCGGCCAGAGCGTGTGCGATTCCATCATCCTGTGCGTGGGCGACCTGGCCACGTTGGACGTCACCTTCCTGTCGCCGGAGCCCAACCAGATCACCACACCCTCGGCCAGTTCCACCACCCTCACCAACTTCACCATCACCAGCCTGGTGCCCGGTCTGGCGGCCACCATCAGCATCGACATCCTGCCCACGCCGGCCGATGTGGGTTACCACATCATCACCGTGGAGGGCACGGACGACGGTGTGCCCTCCATGACCTCCACGCTCAACATCGTGGTGGAGGTGCAGCAGGGCGCGGTGATCACCCCCGGCTCCCTCACCGTATGCGACCTGGACGCCCCGGTGGACATGCTGACCCTGCTGGGCGGCAACCCGCCCAACACCGGCGATTGGACCGACCCCAACGGCAACGTGCACAGCGGCACCTTCGACCCCGGTGTGGACATCGACGGCGCCTACCTCTATGCCGTGGGGCAGGGCAGCAGTTGCGCGGCCAGCGGCACGGTGACCATGACCACCCAGGCCAGCGTGAACGCCGGGCAGGACGTGGCCCTGGCTTATTGCAGCAGCGACGGGCAGGACGACCTGTTCCTGAACATCCCCGGCGGACCCATGGCCTCCGGAGGCTGGCAATACCCCAACGGCAGCGTGTTCTCCGGCACCCTGGACCCCGGGGCCGACCCCGCCGGGGTGTACCGCTACATCGTGCCGGGCACCAGCCCCTGCCCCACCGACACCGCCTTCGTGACCGTGGACATCCCGCTGGCCGTTGACGCGGGCACGGACACCTCCCTGACCCTGTGCGCCGATGCCCCCCCGCTGGACATGCTCGCCACCCTGGGCGGCACACCGGACGCCACCGGCCAGTGGAACGATCCCAACCAGCAGCCCTTCCCCGGCACCTTCCTGGCCGCCACGGACGCCCCCGGAGCCTACACCTACACGGTGACCGGTACGGCGCCCTGCCCCACGCTAACAGCCACGCTGACGCTTGCTGTGGATCCGCTGCCCGATGCGGGCCAGGACGCCACCCTCGCCATCTGCTTCGACGGGCCGGTGACGCAGCTGTTCCCGTTGCTGGGCGGCTCGCCGGACACGGGCGGCAACTGGTTCGATCCCGGCCTGCAGGCCCACGCCCCGGTGCTGGACCCTGCGGCCGACACCAGCGGCGCCTACGCCTACGTGGCCTACGGCATCGGCACCTGCTCACTGCTCACCGACACCGCGCTGGTGCAGGTGACGGTGAACCCGCTGCCGGTGATCTCCTTCACCGTGGAGCCCGATAGTGGCTGCCACCCCTTGCAGACCACCCTCACCAACACCACCGACAGCATCTACCTCGGCGGCACCTGCGTGTGGGACCTGGGCGATGGGGCCACCACGCTGAGCTGCGACAGTGTGCCGCACCTCTACGAACTGCCCGGTTGGTACACGGTGGGCCTCACGGTCACCACCCCGCAGGGCTGCACCGACCAGCTGCTGGTGCCCGGCGCCGTCACGGTGGACCCCGCCCCCGTGGCCTCCTTCATCTTCAGCCCCAACCCCGGCACCGAGCAGAACGCCAGCATCTACTTCGCCAGCGATGACCCCGAGGCCGTGGAATGGTCCTGGACCTTCAACGGCACGGACACCGCCACCGACCGCACGCTCTACTACGAATTCAGCGATGTGATCGGCGACGACCACGAGGTGTGCCTGCGCGTCACCGACCAGTACGGCTGCACCGACTCCCTGTGCAAGGTGGTGCCCGTGTACGTGCCCGCCATCTACATCCCCAACGCCTTCACCCCGGACGGGAACAACCTCAACGAGCTCTTTCAGCCGGTGCTGGCGGACATGGTGCCCGAGGAGCACACCTTCGAGGTGTACGACCGCTGGGGCCAGCTCATCTTCAAGACCAACGACATCGAACAGGGGTGGGACGGCCGTGCACAGGGTGGCGGGGAGATCCTGCCCACCGGCGTGTACACCTGGCGCCTGATCGGCCGGCCCGTCTTCGCCGCCGAGAAGCAGGAGTGGGTGGGCCATGTGAACCTGTTGAAGTGA